The Melopsittacus undulatus isolate bMelUnd1 chromosome 12, bMelUnd1.mat.Z, whole genome shotgun sequence genome has a segment encoding these proteins:
- the FBXO2 gene encoding F-box only protein 2, whose amino-acid sequence MESLPEAVLIRILASIPAVDLVLACRLVCCQWKNLVDGAALWILKCQQEGLTGAESQEDAENWQNFYFLSKKRKNLIKNPCGEEDLQHWGEVENGGDGWKIEELPGDFGKEFPSEEVHKYFVTSYEWCRKAQVIDLRAEGYWEELMDTTQPKIVVRDWYAGRSDAGCLYELCVKLLSENEDVLAEYKSETIAIPQDNDANWTEISHTFSNYGPGVRFVRFEHGGQDTLFWKGWYGVRVTNSSVTVEP is encoded by the exons ATGGAGTCCCTCCCTGAAGCAGTCCTGATCAGGATCCTGGCTTCCATACCTGCAGTGGATTTGGTGCTGGCCTGCCGCCTGGTCTGCTGTCAGTGGAAGAACCTGGTTGATGGAGCTGCCCTTTGGATCCTGAAGTGTCAGCAGGAAGGCCTCACTGGAGCAGAGTCACAGGAGGATGCAGAGAACTGGCAGAACTTCTACTTCCTgagtaagaaaaggaagaatctCATCAAGAACCCATGTGGTGAAG AAgacttgcagcactggggagaGGTAGAGAATGGAGGTGATGGCTGGAAAATTGAAGAGCTTCCCGGAGACTTTGGAAAAGAATTCCCTAGTGAAGAAGTCCATAAGTACTTTGTTACATCTTATGA GTGGTGTCGAAAGGCTCAGGTCATTGATCTAAGGGCTGAGGGCTATTGGGAAGAGCTGATGGACACAACCCAGCCTAAAATTGTGGTAAGAGACTG GTACGCAGGGCGCAGTGATGCCGGCTGCCTCTATGAGCTCTGTGTGAAGCTGCTGTCAGAGAACGAGGATGTTCTGGCCGAGTACAAAAGTGAGACCATTGCCATCCCACAGGACAATGATGCCAACTGGACTGAG ATCTCTCACACCTTTTCCAACTACGGGCCTGGGGTTCGCTTTGTCCGCTTTGAACACGGTGGCCAGGACACGCTGTTCTGGAAGGGATGGTACGGCGTACGTGTGACCAACAGCAGCGTGACAGTGGAGCCATAG